The Gemmata palustris genome includes a region encoding these proteins:
- a CDS encoding sugar transferase: MSAVPTYPPTLPTPAPAPKREPWPEIDRLPADAVVEIPVNLGWYAAAKTVFDYAVALALLPLALVLMAFAAIAVKITSPGPVFYTQTRVGLNGRKYKIIKIRSMRLNCESVSGIQWSQKGDSRITRVGQIMRVTHIDELPQLFNVLLGHMSLVGPRPERPEVIQAKGLNQLVPGYRHRLRVKPGVTGLAQCQLPADSDVTSVRYKVVYDLYYVGNQSLLLDIRLIVATLFKAVAAGPNTLRRVFFLPDRHDVADGFLANIVPVPDDSETVPALQPA, translated from the coding sequence ATGAGCGCTGTGCCGACGTACCCGCCGACACTGCCGACCCCTGCCCCGGCGCCCAAACGCGAACCGTGGCCGGAGATCGACCGCCTCCCCGCGGACGCGGTCGTCGAGATCCCAGTAAACCTGGGCTGGTACGCGGCGGCGAAGACCGTGTTCGACTACGCCGTGGCACTCGCGCTGCTCCCGCTGGCGCTCGTTCTTATGGCGTTCGCTGCGATCGCCGTCAAGATTACGTCGCCCGGCCCGGTGTTTTACACGCAGACGCGCGTGGGGCTGAACGGGCGCAAGTACAAGATCATCAAGATCCGCTCCATGCGGCTCAACTGCGAGTCCGTGTCCGGCATCCAGTGGTCGCAAAAGGGCGATTCGCGCATTACCCGTGTGGGCCAGATCATGCGCGTCACACACATCGACGAGCTGCCGCAATTGTTTAACGTGCTGCTCGGGCACATGAGTTTGGTCGGCCCGCGCCCGGAGCGGCCCGAAGTGATCCAGGCGAAGGGCCTGAACCAACTCGTCCCCGGTTACCGCCACCGGCTCCGCGTGAAGCCCGGTGTGACCGGCCTCGCACAGTGCCAGTTGCCGGCCGACAGCGACGTGACCAGCGTGCGCTACAAGGTCGTGTACGACCTCTACTACGTCGGCAACCAGAGCCTCTTGCTCGACATCCGGCTGATCGTGGCCACACTGTTCAAGGCGGTGGCGGCCGGTCCGAACACCCTCCGCCGCGTGTTCTTCCTCCCGGACCGGCACGATGTTGCCGACGGGTTCCTCGCCAACATCGTGCCGGTGCCCGACGACAGCGAGACCGTGCCCGCCCTTCAACCCGCTTGA
- a CDS encoding TIGR03087 family PEP-CTERM/XrtA system glycosyltransferase, with protein MSRSPQEPAPRVLYLTHRVPYPPDKGDRIRTYHLLRQMVKRGRVWLGCLADEPVPPESLAALNELCERVAVVPVGGSSRWGRAAWSLATGMSLSEGLFASNGLARVLKEWAAEAKFDAVVASSSALVPYLRAPALAGTPAVVDLIDVDSQKWLDFAAASRAPKKWLYRLEAARVRKIERALAGSVRAASVVSRAEADVYDSFTRAGAATVATNGVDLDYFAPVAPVTGETQLACAFVGALDYMPNEDAAIWFARDIWPAIRAKFPAAEFRIIGRKPTPAVQALAVLPGIRLIGQVPDVRPFVASAAVVVVPLRLARGVQNKVLEAMAMAKAVVAAPPALAALGTESGIHLLSASTPEEWVNTVSALFTDAGLRHKLSGAARQFVERHHHWEQCLRPLLDAIFPNPVLHT; from the coding sequence ATGAGCCGTTCTCCACAAGAGCCCGCCCCGCGGGTTCTTTACCTCACGCACCGCGTCCCGTACCCGCCGGACAAGGGCGACCGCATTCGCACTTACCACCTGCTCCGGCAGATGGTCAAGCGCGGGCGCGTGTGGCTCGGGTGCCTCGCGGACGAACCGGTCCCGCCGGAGTCCCTCGCAGCGCTGAACGAATTGTGCGAGCGGGTCGCAGTGGTTCCCGTCGGCGGCTCGTCGCGCTGGGGCCGGGCCGCGTGGAGCCTCGCTACCGGCATGAGCCTCTCGGAAGGGCTGTTCGCATCGAACGGGTTGGCCCGCGTTCTCAAAGAATGGGCGGCGGAAGCGAAGTTCGATGCGGTCGTCGCGTCGTCGTCCGCGCTCGTGCCGTATTTGCGTGCCCCGGCCCTTGCGGGCACACCCGCGGTCGTCGACCTGATTGACGTGGACAGCCAGAAGTGGCTCGACTTCGCCGCCGCGAGTCGCGCACCCAAAAAATGGCTGTACCGGCTCGAAGCGGCCCGCGTGCGGAAGATCGAGCGCGCGCTCGCGGGTTCGGTCCGGGCCGCGAGCGTCGTGAGCCGGGCGGAAGCGGACGTTTACGATTCGTTTACGCGCGCCGGAGCCGCGACCGTCGCGACCAACGGGGTCGATTTGGATTATTTCGCGCCGGTCGCGCCAGTGACGGGCGAAACGCAACTGGCCTGCGCGTTCGTCGGTGCCCTCGACTACATGCCGAACGAGGACGCCGCGATCTGGTTCGCCCGCGACATCTGGCCCGCGATCCGCGCGAAGTTCCCCGCCGCGGAGTTCCGCATTATCGGGCGCAAACCGACGCCCGCCGTGCAAGCGCTCGCCGTGCTGCCCGGTATTCGTCTCATCGGACAGGTGCCCGATGTGAGGCCGTTCGTGGCGTCGGCCGCGGTCGTGGTCGTCCCGCTCCGGCTCGCACGCGGCGTCCAGAATAAGGTGCTGGAAGCGATGGCGATGGCGAAAGCGGTCGTCGCCGCTCCGCCCGCCCTGGCCGCACTGGGCACGGAGAGCGGGATTCATCTGCTCTCGGCCTCGACCCCGGAAGAGTGGGTGAACACGGTTTCCGCGCTGTTCACGGACGCAGGCTTGCGTCACAAATTATCGGGTGCGGCCCGGCAATTCGTCGAGCGGCACCACCACTGGGAGCAGTGCTTACGCCCGCTGCTCGACGCGATCTTCCCGAACCCGGTTCTGCACACCTGA
- a CDS encoding glycosyltransferase yields the protein MDTAGSLTHPFALLSDSLEIERGTASSTVPVVLDARVVTGAGGGPEKTILNSPRFLEPLGYRMVCAYMHPPGDPGFEVLAHRAATCGAPLVSIPDRGAWDWRVITETLAVCRRENVTVWHGHDYKTNALGLLLKRLWPMRLVTTVHGWVRHTRRTPLYYRIDQLCLPYYERVICVSDDLLDACLAAGVPAKNCVLLENGIDTAEYSRLQTLAGARAALDLPTSGSVVGAVGRLSPEKGFDVLIRAIGALVAQGRDVRLVIVGEGDERAKLERLVRELGLGERVRLAGWQADVRGYFEAMDVFALSSLREGLPNVVLEAMALGVPVVSTRVNGVPRLIQDGQNGALVDPGDLNGLTTALAGVLTNDARRELFRTAGRRTVETRYNFATRMQRLKRLYDELLAK from the coding sequence GTGGATACCGCCGGCTCCCTCACTCACCCGTTCGCCCTGTTGTCCGATTCACTGGAAATCGAACGAGGCACTGCGTCGTCTACCGTTCCGGTGGTCCTGGATGCGCGCGTCGTGACCGGCGCCGGCGGGGGGCCGGAAAAAACCATCCTGAACTCGCCGCGCTTCCTGGAGCCGCTCGGGTACCGGATGGTGTGCGCTTACATGCACCCGCCCGGCGACCCGGGTTTCGAGGTGCTCGCGCACCGGGCCGCGACGTGCGGCGCGCCGCTCGTTTCCATCCCGGACCGCGGCGCGTGGGACTGGCGCGTGATTACGGAAACCCTCGCGGTGTGCCGGCGCGAGAACGTAACCGTTTGGCACGGCCACGATTACAAGACGAACGCGCTCGGGCTGTTACTCAAGCGCCTGTGGCCGATGCGGTTGGTGACGACGGTTCACGGGTGGGTCCGGCACACCCGCCGCACGCCGCTGTACTACCGCATCGACCAGCTCTGCCTCCCGTACTACGAGCGCGTCATCTGCGTGTCGGACGACCTTCTGGATGCGTGCCTCGCGGCCGGCGTACCGGCCAAAAACTGTGTGCTCCTGGAAAACGGTATCGACACGGCGGAGTATTCGCGCCTACAAACTTTGGCGGGCGCGAGGGCCGCATTGGATTTACCCACGAGCGGGTCCGTCGTCGGCGCGGTGGGGCGGTTGTCCCCCGAGAAGGGGTTCGACGTTCTGATCCGCGCTATTGGCGCACTCGTCGCGCAAGGGCGGGACGTTCGGCTCGTCATCGTCGGTGAGGGCGACGAGCGCGCGAAGCTCGAGCGCCTGGTTCGCGAATTGGGCCTGGGCGAGCGCGTGCGGCTCGCGGGCTGGCAGGCGGACGTGCGGGGGTATTTCGAGGCGATGGACGTGTTCGCGCTGAGCAGTTTGCGCGAGGGCCTTCCGAACGTGGTACTCGAAGCCATGGCGCTCGGCGTGCCGGTCGTCTCGACGCGAGTAAACGGCGTCCCGCGCTTGATCCAGGACGGGCAGAACGGGGCGCTGGTCGATCCGGGCGACCTGAACGGGCTGACGACCGCCCTCGCCGGGGTGCTCACGAACGACGCACGGCGGGAACTGTTTCGCACCGCGGGGCGTCGAACCGTTGAGACGCGATACAACTTCGCGACGCGGATGCAGCGCCTCAAGCGCCTCTACGACGAACTGCTGGCGAAGTGA
- a CDS encoding FemAB family XrtA/PEP-CTERM system-associated protein has protein sequence MHRLMSPTPPPPLVTVAHPRAAIAGRIADLAAFVRHSAADVPLSKHPLWLDVLRAGLGHEVYALETTASGRTVGFLPLACVSSALFGRFLVSLPYLNTNGVVACSADVQAELVTRAAALAEELNVRYLELRHEAPIAHPALNASLTSKVHMRLPLPEAPDQLWKGFSPKVRNQIRKGEKGGFSVQWGGAECLDGFHDVLCANMRDLGSPVYGKELFRAILSTFPGDAEICLLRTGERPVAAALLLHGWGVTEVPTASALKEQNPSNVNMLMYHHLLQRAVERGQRVFDFGRSTAGSSTFKFKKQWGAVPHPAAWQYSVLQGEVGDMRPDNPRYQQVIRLWQRLPVALTRLVGPLIVRGIP, from the coding sequence ATGCATCGCCTCATGTCGCCCACGCCCCCGCCGCCGCTCGTCACGGTCGCCCACCCGCGCGCCGCGATCGCCGGGCGGATCGCGGACCTCGCCGCGTTCGTGCGGCACTCGGCCGCGGACGTCCCGCTCAGTAAGCACCCGCTCTGGCTCGACGTGCTGCGCGCCGGGCTGGGGCACGAGGTCTACGCGCTCGAAACCACCGCCAGCGGGCGCACCGTCGGGTTCCTGCCGCTCGCGTGCGTCAGCTCGGCGCTCTTCGGCCGGTTCCTCGTCAGCCTGCCGTACCTGAACACGAACGGCGTCGTCGCGTGCTCCGCGGACGTGCAGGCCGAACTCGTCACGCGCGCCGCGGCGCTCGCCGAGGAGCTCAACGTCCGCTACCTCGAGTTGCGGCACGAGGCCCCGATCGCGCACCCGGCGCTGAACGCATCGCTGACCAGTAAGGTCCACATGCGGCTGCCGCTGCCCGAAGCGCCCGATCAACTGTGGAAGGGCTTCAGCCCCAAGGTGCGCAACCAGATCCGCAAGGGCGAGAAGGGCGGCTTCTCGGTGCAGTGGGGCGGCGCGGAGTGCCTCGACGGGTTCCACGACGTTTTGTGCGCGAACATGCGCGATCTCGGCTCGCCCGTGTACGGTAAAGAGTTGTTCCGCGCGATCCTGAGCACGTTCCCCGGCGACGCGGAAATCTGCTTGCTGCGCACCGGCGAGCGCCCCGTGGCCGCGGCGCTCCTCCTGCACGGCTGGGGCGTCACCGAGGTGCCGACGGCCTCGGCGCTGAAAGAGCAGAACCCCAGCAACGTGAACATGCTCATGTACCACCACCTGCTCCAGCGCGCGGTGGAGCGCGGCCAGCGGGTGTTCGACTTCGGGCGCTCGACCGCCGGGAGCAGCACGTTCAAGTTCAAGAAACAGTGGGGGGCCGTGCCGCACCCGGCCGCGTGGCAGTACAGCGTGCTCCAGGGCGAAGTCGGCGACATGCGCCCGGACAACCCGCGGTACCAGCAGGTCATCCGGCTGTGGCAGCGGTTACCCGTCGCCCTCACGCGCCTCGTCGGTCCGCTGATCGTTCGCGGGATTCCGTGA
- a CDS encoding sigma-54 interaction domain-containing protein: protein MGSSRRLVIVAQDQRLAAAVQGHLQRAIQVTAPVVRYEDVPNLLAPETDGDLLLLASDPADVSALETVVRETKVQHLPPGLSVVETDVVRASGKLDPLNPYIAERFVWPHHPRELTAWAHRALAPGAPFADPATESVAETIRRRLINHTPSLTALVEQLCIAAAHEVTVLIEGETGTGKTFLAKLVHDCSARRANRFLVVSCGTLSGNLIASEFFGHAKGAFTSADAVKVGKFAAAGEGTILLDEIDTLGLEHQANLLRVIETGEFEPVGSNETHLCKARIVAATNWNLADAVERGTFRRDLYYRLHVLSFNLPALRYRPEDIGPLVRGMVAKYGTKYGKRLFSVCPEALRALEAFPWPGNIRQLENVVQQAVLTSAGNELKMHHLSPQVLSRSDAPTVMLPLAGGFDGTLKQTREATERANILRALEKANQSRTRAAQMLGVSRVTLYKKMRAYNLLKGKDTPVTFPFDGFNQRAGNA, encoded by the coding sequence ATGGGTTCTTCCCGCCGGCTCGTCATCGTCGCCCAGGACCAGCGCCTCGCCGCCGCGGTGCAGGGGCACCTTCAGCGGGCCATCCAGGTCACCGCCCCCGTCGTCCGATACGAAGACGTCCCGAACCTGCTCGCGCCCGAAACGGACGGCGACCTGCTCCTGCTCGCCTCCGACCCGGCCGACGTGTCGGCCCTCGAAACGGTCGTGCGCGAAACGAAGGTCCAGCACCTCCCGCCCGGGCTGTCCGTTGTCGAGACCGACGTCGTCCGGGCGAGCGGCAAACTCGACCCGCTGAACCCGTACATCGCCGAGCGGTTCGTGTGGCCGCACCACCCGCGCGAGCTGACCGCGTGGGCGCACCGCGCGCTCGCCCCGGGCGCCCCGTTCGCCGACCCCGCGACCGAGAGCGTCGCCGAGACGATCCGGCGCCGGCTCATCAACCACACGCCCTCGCTGACCGCGCTGGTCGAGCAACTGTGCATCGCCGCCGCGCACGAGGTCACGGTGCTCATCGAGGGCGAGACCGGCACGGGCAAGACGTTCCTCGCGAAGCTGGTTCACGACTGCTCCGCGCGGCGCGCGAACCGGTTCCTCGTGGTCTCGTGCGGCACGCTCTCGGGCAACCTGATCGCCAGCGAGTTCTTCGGCCACGCGAAGGGCGCGTTCACCAGTGCCGACGCCGTGAAGGTCGGCAAGTTCGCCGCGGCCGGCGAGGGGACGATCCTGCTCGACGAGATCGACACCCTCGGGCTGGAGCACCAAGCGAACCTGCTGCGGGTGATCGAGACCGGCGAGTTCGAGCCGGTGGGCAGCAACGAGACGCACCTGTGCAAGGCCCGCATCGTGGCCGCGACGAACTGGAACCTCGCGGACGCCGTCGAGCGCGGCACGTTCCGCCGCGACCTCTACTACCGGCTCCACGTGCTCAGCTTCAACCTGCCGGCGCTGCGCTACCGCCCGGAAGACATCGGCCCGCTCGTGCGCGGGATGGTCGCGAAGTACGGTACGAAGTACGGCAAGCGGCTGTTCAGCGTGTGCCCGGAAGCGCTCCGCGCCCTGGAAGCGTTCCCGTGGCCGGGGAACATCCGCCAACTGGAAAACGTCGTCCAACAGGCCGTGCTGACGAGCGCCGGGAACGAACTCAAGATGCACCACCTGTCGCCCCAGGTGCTCAGCCGTTCGGACGCGCCGACGGTGATGCTCCCGCTCGCGGGCGGGTTCGACGGCACGCTGAAACAGACGCGCGAGGCGACCGAGCGCGCGAACATCCTGCGGGCGCTGGAGAAGGCGAACCAGAGCCGCACCCGGGCCGCGCAGATGCTCGGTGTGAGTCGCGTGACGCTCTACAAGAAGATGCGCGCGTACAACCTCTTAAAGGGCAAAGACACCCCCGTCACCTTCCCGTTCGACGGATTCAATCAGCGGGCCGGCAACGCTTAG
- a CDS encoding GNAT family N-acetyltransferase, with amino-acid sequence MSETELHYICQPTGLRPVAHTIEFLTTPEFLADEPACKRLWELVETQFRTRSKFLAVWSGVRFVAVHRNADDRADGFLLVNAPVNWQIDYVVVGPEARGQGIASALVTETANQAFLRGAPYVMLTSKASLRPLYETCGFIPIEDPNSEIANLADGSVGG; translated from the coding sequence ATGTCTGAAACCGAACTGCACTACATCTGCCAACCGACGGGCCTGCGCCCGGTCGCCCACACGATCGAGTTCCTCACGACGCCAGAGTTCCTCGCCGACGAACCGGCGTGCAAGCGGTTGTGGGAACTCGTTGAAACGCAGTTCCGCACGCGCAGCAAATTCCTCGCGGTGTGGAGCGGGGTCCGGTTCGTCGCGGTCCACCGCAACGCCGACGACCGCGCCGACGGGTTCTTGCTCGTGAACGCGCCGGTGAACTGGCAGATCGATTACGTGGTGGTCGGCCCCGAGGCACGCGGGCAGGGCATCGCGTCCGCACTCGTGACCGAAACGGCCAATCAAGCGTTCCTGCGGGGCGCGCCCTACGTGATGCTCACCAGCAAAGCGAGCCTGCGCCCCCTCTACGAAACGTGCGGGTTCATCCCCATCGAAGACCCCAACTCCGAAATCGCGAACCTGGCAGACGGTTCGGTCGGCGGTTAG
- the glmS gene encoding glutamine--fructose-6-phosphate transaminase (isomerizing): protein MCGIVGFTGRREASPILLEGLRRLEYRGYDSAGLVTSTGSQLHLRKKAGRLAELGKLVAAQPAPGCHGISHTRWATHGGATDHNSHPHLNETNDIALVHNGVIENFAALKHQLRTSGVQFRSDTDTEVLAHLISHYYHGDLVTAVRQALALVKGTYGIAVMAKAEPGLIVGARLGSPLVVGVGEDGTYLASDANALAGFADKVVYLTDRQICSLTETDWEIRDQDLSPVSVSVSDIKSFLGDGDAEKGAFPHFMLKEIYEQPETLANAMRGRLDSDNATAHFGGLNLGAQQLRQIDRVVMTACGTSYHAALVGEYLFEEFARVPVEVEYASELRYRNPPMDRNTVVLALTQSGETADTLAALRESKRMGHTTLAICNAVGSSIARETDGGVYLHAGPEIGVASTKAFTSQVAVLAMLALYLGRTRHLSSTQGQRIIAELQALPDVIRKTLECHDQVKRVAAKYADAKNVLYLGRQYLYPVALEGALKLKEISYIHAEGYPAAEMKHGPIALVDESTPSVFLVPRGNVFDKVMSNMQEIKARGGPVIAIASPGDHEVAAVADDVIEIPDVPEYLQPIVTAIPLQLLAYEIALLCGCDVDKPRNLAKSVTVE from the coding sequence ATGTGCGGCATCGTCGGATTCACCGGGCGTCGGGAAGCGTCGCCGATTTTGCTCGAGGGCCTGCGCCGATTGGAGTACCGCGGGTACGACAGTGCGGGACTCGTGACGAGCACGGGGAGCCAACTGCACTTGCGCAAGAAGGCCGGGCGCCTCGCCGAACTCGGCAAGCTCGTCGCCGCGCAACCGGCCCCGGGGTGCCACGGGATCAGCCACACGCGCTGGGCCACCCACGGCGGCGCCACCGACCACAACTCCCACCCGCACCTGAACGAAACGAACGACATCGCGCTCGTTCACAACGGCGTGATCGAGAACTTCGCCGCGCTGAAGCACCAGCTCCGAACCTCGGGCGTGCAGTTCCGCTCGGACACCGACACCGAAGTGCTCGCGCACCTCATCAGCCACTACTATCACGGCGACCTCGTGACCGCGGTGCGGCAGGCGCTCGCGCTGGTGAAGGGCACCTACGGCATCGCGGTGATGGCGAAGGCGGAACCCGGGCTCATCGTCGGCGCGCGGTTGGGTAGCCCGCTCGTCGTCGGGGTCGGCGAGGACGGCACCTACCTCGCCAGCGACGCGAACGCACTGGCCGGGTTCGCGGACAAGGTGGTGTACCTCACCGACCGGCAGATTTGCTCCCTCACCGAAACCGATTGGGAGATCCGCGACCAGGATCTGTCTCCGGTGTCCGTGTCCGTTAGTGACATCAAGAGCTTCCTGGGCGACGGCGATGCGGAGAAGGGCGCCTTCCCGCACTTCATGCTGAAGGAGATTTACGAGCAGCCCGAAACGCTCGCCAACGCGATGCGCGGGCGCCTCGACTCCGACAACGCCACCGCGCACTTCGGCGGCCTGAACCTGGGCGCCCAACAGCTCCGGCAAATCGACCGCGTGGTGATGACCGCGTGCGGCACGAGCTACCACGCCGCACTTGTCGGCGAGTACCTGTTTGAAGAGTTCGCGCGCGTGCCGGTGGAGGTCGAGTACGCGAGCGAGTTGCGGTACCGGAACCCGCCGATGGACCGCAACACGGTCGTGCTCGCGCTCACGCAAAGCGGCGAAACGGCCGACACGCTGGCCGCGCTCCGGGAGAGCAAGCGCATGGGCCACACCACGCTGGCCATCTGCAACGCGGTCGGCAGTTCCATCGCACGCGAGACCGATGGCGGGGTGTACCTGCACGCGGGGCCGGAAATCGGTGTCGCGAGCACCAAGGCGTTCACCTCGCAAGTGGCCGTGCTCGCGATGCTGGCCCTGTACCTGGGGCGCACCCGGCACCTGTCGAGCACCCAGGGCCAGCGCATCATCGCCGAGCTGCAAGCACTGCCGGACGTGATCCGCAAGACCCTGGAGTGCCACGACCAGGTGAAGCGCGTCGCGGCCAAGTACGCGGACGCGAAGAACGTGCTGTACCTCGGCCGCCAGTACCTGTACCCGGTGGCCCTGGAGGGCGCGCTGAAGCTCAAGGAGATCAGCTACATCCACGCCGAGGGGTACCCGGCCGCGGAGATGAAGCACGGCCCCATCGCGCTGGTGGACGAGAGCACCCCGAGCGTGTTCCTGGTCCCGCGCGGCAACGTGTTCGACAAGGTCATGTCCAACATGCAGGAGATCAAGGCGCGCGGGGGGCCGGTGATCGCGATCGCGAGCCCCGGGGACCACGAGGTGGCGGCCGTGGCCGACGACGTGATCGAGATCCCGGACGTGCCCGAGTACCTCCAGCCCATCGTCACCGCGATCCCGCTCCAGCTCCTCGCCTACGAGATCGCGCTCTTGTGCGGGTGCGACGTGGATAAGCCCCGCAACCTCGCCAAGAGCGTCACCGTCGAGTGA
- a CDS encoding acyl-CoA desaturase, giving the protein MQTTLVAPPVTGTLRPFWYRATRVALALCPLIAVHLALVAIPFVEFTVWSVVAIFVVTRITGLGITAGFHRYFSHRSFKTSRGVQFLLAAAGCTALQKGPLWWVVHHRLHHKHSDTPADPHSPVVDGFFHGHVGWLFTRDLMKPDERTVRDLAKYPELVWLDRLWMVPGALLAAACFAVLGWNGLIYGFCLSVVLVFQVTFAVNSIGHLFGRQRFDTGEGSRNNLVLGYLAMGDGWHNNHHRAPYSARHGFAWYEFDMCYRFIRLLARLGLVWDVKEPPAELRAGRVAPEPEVEAEPVVGGS; this is encoded by the coding sequence ATGCAGACAACTCTCGTCGCGCCGCCGGTCACCGGCACGCTCCGCCCGTTTTGGTACCGCGCCACGCGCGTCGCACTCGCGCTGTGCCCGCTGATCGCGGTCCACCTCGCGCTCGTCGCGATCCCGTTCGTCGAGTTCACCGTCTGGTCGGTCGTGGCCATCTTTGTCGTCACCCGGATCACCGGGCTGGGGATCACCGCCGGGTTCCACCGCTACTTCTCGCACCGCTCGTTCAAGACCTCGCGCGGGGTCCAGTTCCTGCTCGCGGCCGCGGGCTGCACCGCGCTCCAGAAGGGGCCGCTGTGGTGGGTCGTCCACCACCGGCTCCACCACAAGCACTCGGACACGCCCGCCGACCCGCACTCGCCGGTCGTGGACGGGTTCTTTCACGGGCACGTCGGGTGGCTGTTCACGCGCGACCTGATGAAGCCGGACGAGCGCACCGTTCGCGACCTCGCGAAGTACCCGGAACTGGTCTGGCTGGACCGGCTGTGGATGGTCCCGGGCGCACTGCTGGCCGCGGCGTGCTTCGCGGTACTGGGGTGGAACGGGCTGATCTACGGGTTCTGCTTGAGTGTGGTGCTGGTGTTCCAGGTCACGTTCGCGGTGAACTCGATCGGCCACCTGTTCGGCCGCCAGCGGTTCGACACGGGCGAGGGGAGCCGGAACAATCTGGTGCTCGGCTACCTCGCGATGGGCGACGGGTGGCACAACAACCACCACCGGGCACCGTACTCCGCGCGGCACGGGTTCGCGTGGTACGAGTTCGACATGTGCTACCGGTTCATTCGGCTACTCGCGCGGCTGGGGTTGGTATGGGACGTGAAGGAACCGCCGGCGGAACTGCGGGCCGGCCGCGTCGCGCCCGAACCAGAAGTCGAGGCGGAACCGGTCGTCGGGGGCTCGTGA
- a CDS encoding HAD family hydrolase has translation MPLPPSAELINPVVRRGPFRVALFDFDGTLSLIREGWPRVMIDLMLDRLRDQCLITESEPECAAHIEAFVMALNGHPTVRQMERFVVEVTERGGTPAEPTAYLQQYIDRLMSVVHGRWEAIESRRAKPSEWVVPNAHGILRNLQERGVPLFVASGTDLAHVSREVELLELLPHVGGRVYAPKDNDATFRKRDVIERAVRELAVRGDELIGFGDGVVETQEVKRAGGVAVGVASSEAGVRGVNATKRETLIAAGADIIIPDYEHADALLAWLWG, from the coding sequence ATGCCACTCCCACCCTCCGCCGAACTCATCAACCCCGTCGTGCGCCGCGGACCGTTTCGGGTCGCGCTGTTCGACTTCGACGGCACGCTCTCGCTCATCCGCGAGGGGTGGCCGCGTGTCATGATCGACCTGATGCTGGACCGGCTCCGCGACCAGTGCCTCATCACTGAGTCGGAACCGGAGTGCGCTGCGCACATCGAAGCGTTCGTGATGGCGCTGAACGGGCACCCCACGGTCCGGCAAATGGAGCGGTTCGTGGTGGAAGTGACCGAGCGCGGCGGCACCCCGGCGGAACCGACCGCGTACCTTCAGCAGTACATCGACCGGCTCATGAGCGTGGTTCACGGGCGGTGGGAGGCCATCGAATCGCGCCGCGCGAAGCCGAGTGAATGGGTCGTCCCGAACGCCCACGGCATTCTGCGCAACTTGCAGGAGCGCGGCGTTCCACTGTTTGTTGCGAGCGGCACCGATCTCGCACACGTCTCGCGCGAAGTGGAACTGCTCGAACTGCTGCCGCACGTCGGCGGGCGCGTCTACGCGCCAAAGGACAATGACGCGACCTTCCGCAAGCGCGACGTGATCGAGCGCGCGGTCCGCGAACTCGCCGTTCGGGGCGACGAGCTGATCGGCTTCGGCGACGGCGTGGTGGAAACGCAGGAAGTGAAGCGCGCGGGCGGTGTTGCGGTGGGCGTCGCCAGTAGCGAGGCCGGGGTGCGCGGGGTGAACGCGACCAAACGCGAAACGCTCATCGCGGCCGGTGCGGACATCATCATCCCCGATTACGAGCACGCGGACGCATTACTCGCGTGGCTCTGGGGTTGA
- a CDS encoding polysaccharide biosynthesis/export family protein codes for MEVRTATAGSNRRTCASTARSALAFALLVLAGCADVQFLRRTCPTPPDPKLAAERPAPSAAYQVGCPDVLEVTFLDHPAWDAVAVVDVDGLLPLERPGSTRADGRTLAEIRDELAALAGCDPERVTVSLAAARSARVVVYGPIRGRARIVPYQGPEPVLDFLKRIGGLPPGSKLSQVYVVRPNVAAATRPQVFRVDVPAVLVDGNQRTNVTLRGDDQIYVGETKQSSLSRLMPDWLGTVYRRVTGLLPDDWWPFSKSRSLLE; via the coding sequence GTGGAAGTTCGCACCGCGACCGCCGGCTCGAATCGCCGCACTTGTGCGAGCACAGCGCGCAGCGCGCTTGCCTTCGCACTGCTCGTGCTAGCGGGCTGTGCGGACGTCCAATTCCTGCGCCGGACCTGCCCCACGCCACCCGACCCGAAACTCGCGGCCGAACGGCCCGCCCCGTCCGCCGCGTACCAAGTCGGCTGCCCCGATGTGCTCGAAGTGACGTTCCTCGATCACCCCGCGTGGGACGCGGTCGCGGTCGTCGATGTGGACGGGCTGCTGCCACTGGAGCGCCCGGGGAGCACCCGCGCGGACGGCCGAACGCTCGCGGAGATCCGCGACGAACTCGCGGCCCTCGCGGGGTGCGATCCCGAGCGCGTGACCGTGTCGCTCGCGGCCGCACGCAGCGCGCGGGTGGTGGTCTACGGGCCGATCCGCGGGCGCGCCCGCATCGTGCCCTACCAGGGGCCGGAACCGGTGCTTGATTTCTTGAAGCGCATCGGCGGACTGCCCCCCGGCTCGAAACTGAGCCAGGTGTACGTGGTGCGCCCGAACGTGGCCGCGGCCACGCGCCCGCAGGTGTTCCGCGTCGACGTGCCCGCGGTGCTGGTCGACGGCAACCAGCGCACGAACGTGACGCTCCGGGGCGACGATCAGATCTACGTCGGGGAGACGAAGCAGTCGAGCTTGTCGCGCCTGATGCCGGACTGGTTGGGCACCGTGTACCGCCGCGTCACGGGCCTGCTCCCGGACGACTGGTGGCCGTTCTCCAAGTCGCGCTCGCTGCTCGAGTGA